The following are from one region of the Klebsiella aerogenes genome:
- a CDS encoding nuclear transport factor 2 family protein, translated as MREETLLQRLEKLEAVVQIRNAISQYMHLCDDLTHPDTARQIGELFSEAAIWQGIGELYQHKLGRHEGREAIVAMMAAYISEPSHFAINVHYLTAEHINVGENNQAIGRWKMLQASTFRRGGSHLNSAELIIKFIKQDDQWLIHHFTTRNLFSRPVDDWHSLADLPVPDCN; from the coding sequence ATGCGCGAAGAAACGCTGCTGCAGCGCCTCGAAAAACTGGAAGCCGTCGTGCAAATCCGCAACGCCATTAGCCAGTACATGCACCTCTGCGATGATTTAACGCATCCGGATACCGCCCGGCAAATTGGCGAGCTATTTAGCGAAGCGGCTATTTGGCAAGGTATCGGCGAATTATATCAACATAAGCTCGGGCGCCATGAGGGCAGAGAAGCTATCGTCGCGATGATGGCCGCTTATATTAGCGAGCCATCGCACTTCGCCATCAACGTTCATTATTTGACGGCGGAGCATATTAACGTTGGTGAAAATAACCAAGCGATCGGCCGCTGGAAAATGTTGCAAGCCTCGACGTTTCGCCGTGGCGGTTCACATTTAAATAGCGCCGAGCTGATTATTAAATTTATAAAACAAGACGATCAATGGTTAATTCATCATTTTACTACCCGGAATTTATTTAGCCGCCCGGTAGATGACTGGCATTCGCTCGCCGATTTGCCGGTGCCTGATTGTAATTAA
- a CDS encoding SDR family oxidoreductase yields MKRSVLITGAANGLGLVISRHLWQQGYQVAMADLSLDAATQSAQAIDAGLERLLPLALDIRDPQQFSAALAQTCARFGELDVLVNNAALTLTTPIMEITVDEFDRVTSTNLRGTFVGCQTIGRYFSERQQGCIINLASLAGQNGGTASGAHYAASKGGIITLTKVFARALSAAGVSVNAIAPGPLDLPSVRAAVPEEKMPALLEMIPMKRLGDPLLVARAVELLAAPSATFITGATWDINGGIYMR; encoded by the coding sequence ATGAAACGTAGCGTACTTATTACCGGCGCGGCTAACGGCCTTGGGCTGGTCATCAGCCGCCATCTCTGGCAACAGGGCTATCAGGTGGCGATGGCGGATCTCAGTCTTGATGCTGCGACGCAGAGCGCGCAAGCGATAGATGCCGGTCTGGAGCGATTACTGCCGCTGGCGCTGGATATCCGCGATCCGCAGCAGTTCAGCGCCGCGCTGGCGCAAACCTGCGCCCGCTTCGGCGAGCTGGACGTGCTGGTCAACAATGCCGCGTTGACCCTGACTACGCCGATCATGGAGATCACGGTCGACGAATTCGATCGCGTCACCAGCACGAACTTGCGCGGCACCTTCGTCGGCTGCCAGACCATCGGTCGCTATTTCAGCGAACGCCAGCAGGGCTGCATTATCAACCTCGCATCGTTGGCCGGACAGAACGGCGGCACCGCCTCCGGCGCCCATTATGCGGCGTCTAAAGGCGGCATTATCACGCTGACCAAAGTATTCGCCCGCGCCCTGAGCGCCGCTGGCGTCAGCGTCAACGCGATCGCGCCGGGGCCGCTGGATCTTCCTTCAGTACGCGCTGCGGTACCGGAAGAAAAAATGCCCGCGCTGCTGGAGATGATCCCGATGAAGCGGCTTGGCGATCCGCTGCTGGTCGCCCGCGCGGTGGAGCTGCTGGCGGCGCCGTCCGCTACCTTTATTACCGGCGCGACCTGGGATATCAACGGCGGCATTTATATGCGTTAA
- a CDS encoding fimbrial protein, translating into MQGVKTGLLMFLLPPLALAGNHWNVTVAGGNMRFQGVIIAESCRVEAGDQQMTVNMGQISSNRFHSPGEDANPVPFDIHLQDCSTAVSQRVGVSFSGVADGKNPDVLSVGEGPGIATGVGIALFDKEDQLIPLNSPPGAWRRLYTGPTTLHFVAKYRATGNQVTGGAANAQVWFSLTYQ; encoded by the coding sequence ATGCAAGGAGTGAAGACAGGTCTGCTGATGTTTCTGCTACCGCCGCTGGCACTGGCCGGCAATCACTGGAACGTCACGGTGGCCGGGGGAAACATGCGTTTCCAGGGGGTCATCATCGCCGAATCCTGCCGCGTTGAGGCAGGCGACCAGCAGATGACGGTCAACATGGGGCAGATCAGCAGCAATCGCTTTCATTCACCAGGGGAAGATGCCAACCCCGTGCCATTCGATATTCACCTTCAGGATTGCAGTACCGCGGTCAGCCAGCGCGTCGGCGTATCGTTTAGCGGCGTGGCGGATGGCAAAAATCCGGACGTGCTCTCGGTTGGCGAAGGACCGGGGATCGCCACCGGTGTCGGCATCGCGTTATTTGATAAAGAAGACCAGCTGATCCCGCTCAATAGCCCGCCGGGCGCCTGGCGGCGGCTGTATACCGGCCCCACCACGCTGCATTTCGTGGCCAAATATCGGGCGACCGGTAATCAGGTCACCGGGGGAGCGGCAAACGCGCAAGTTTGGTTTTCTCTGACCTACCAGTAA
- a CDS encoding flavin reductase, translating into MNLTSDFRNAMAQLGSAITIITTDGPAGRFGFTASAVCSVTDSPPTLLVCMNRSSFAHAKFQENGVLCVNVLSGQHQQLSGVFANGQIRSEERFLHDEWLALKTGSPVLASAVANCDCTISTSHEVGSHSVFYCEVKQIRFGNPSDGLVWFNRQFHTLSTASCR; encoded by the coding sequence ATGAACCTGACATCTGATTTTCGTAATGCCATGGCGCAGTTGGGTAGCGCGATCACCATCATTACCACCGATGGCCCGGCGGGCCGCTTCGGCTTTACCGCATCGGCGGTGTGCAGTGTCACCGATTCGCCGCCGACGCTGCTGGTGTGCATGAACCGCTCATCCTTCGCCCACGCTAAATTCCAGGAAAACGGCGTGCTGTGCGTCAACGTGCTCTCCGGTCAGCATCAGCAGCTTTCCGGAGTATTTGCCAATGGACAGATCCGTTCGGAAGAGCGCTTCCTACACGATGAATGGCTGGCGTTAAAGACCGGTTCGCCGGTGCTGGCTTCCGCCGTCGCTAACTGCGACTGCACCATTTCGACCAGTCACGAAGTGGGCAGCCACAGCGTATTTTACTGCGAGGTCAAACAGATCCGCTTCGGCAATCCCAGCGATGGGCTGGTCTGGTTTAACCGCCAGTTCCATACCCTCAGCACGGCATCCTGCCGTTAA
- a CDS encoding LysE family translocator: MEMSLVASFWIVSFLLIITPGADWAYAISAGIHGRRVVPAVMGLMSGHLLATIVVVAGIGVLIARHPLALSALTLLGAAYLLWLGVMILRHPAAPNAAQQLSGSWNTWAVKGLCISGLNPKVFLLFLALLPQFTDPHGSWPLALQMSALGGMHLVTCTLIYLLVGYGSRAVLATRPLAAKAVSVVSGLIMVAIAILLFYQQLR, translated from the coding sequence ATGGAAATGAGCCTGGTCGCCAGCTTCTGGATTGTGTCTTTCCTGTTGATCATCACCCCCGGAGCCGACTGGGCCTATGCCATCAGCGCTGGGATCCATGGCCGCCGCGTTGTGCCGGCGGTAATGGGGTTGATGTCCGGCCATCTGTTGGCGACAATCGTCGTCGTCGCCGGGATCGGCGTACTGATCGCGCGCCACCCGCTGGCGCTATCGGCCCTCACTCTGCTTGGCGCCGCCTACCTGCTGTGGCTCGGCGTGATGATATTACGTCATCCGGCCGCGCCGAACGCGGCGCAGCAGTTGTCTGGCAGTTGGAACACATGGGCGGTAAAAGGGTTATGTATTAGCGGACTTAATCCAAAAGTCTTCCTGCTCTTCCTGGCGCTGCTGCCGCAGTTTACCGATCCACACGGCAGTTGGCCGTTAGCGCTGCAAATGTCAGCACTGGGCGGCATGCACCTCGTCACCTGTACGCTGATTTATCTGCTGGTCGGTTACGGCTCACGCGCGGTACTGGCGACCCGCCCCCTGGCGGCAAAGGCCGTGAGCGTGGTTTCAGGTCTGATCATGGTCGCTATTGCTATTCTCCTGTTCTACCAGCAGTTAAGATAA
- a CDS encoding IacB protein, which produces MIRVLFCIGVNQNFFDATPDVGKQVWAAFGEMMKGIDNTDGIHVLGNMDDDRVMVGPSTSWPWTTYVLADARDFDAVTAACNLFRTVQVGAGPDRLWKYCKVEARTGRELIIQA; this is translated from the coding sequence ATGATCCGCGTACTCTTTTGCATAGGTGTTAATCAGAACTTTTTCGATGCCACGCCGGACGTCGGCAAACAGGTATGGGCCGCCTTCGGCGAGATGATGAAAGGTATCGACAACACCGACGGTATCCACGTACTCGGCAATATGGACGATGACCGGGTCATGGTCGGCCCTTCGACGTCCTGGCCGTGGACCACCTATGTACTGGCCGACGCGCGCGATTTCGACGCCGTCACCGCCGCCTGCAACCTGTTCCGTACCGTTCAGGTCGGCGCGGGGCCGGACCGCCTGTGGAAGTACTGCAAGGTGGAAGCGCGCACCGGTCGCGAACTGATTATTCAGGCCTGA
- a CDS encoding aromatic ring-hydroxylating dioxygenase subunit alpha has translation MSECIPVKNIDTHPTAESLAALVQSDRVHTCLYTSEEIFDLEIDKIFNQTWVWVAHESEIPDAGSYKSSMVGTQPVIVVRDRKGNINVLLNRCRHRAATVCEHRSGKTNGFTCPYHGWGYGLDGALRGVPHPESYGDTLNKSELGMVRLRVESYAGMIFASFNHDIEPLTDFLGPAMKWMDLFMKQGAGYALQATTAHRFRFPGNWKIQLENTTDGYHFPIVHKSFLSSVDKQTEEMLNFVDGKGFVEDLGNGHSVMVMIPELIDLEANLDAPIPERFVELAQALRDEGHEEQQVRRIVRAVGGSGFNLNLFPNVACSMAFFRVLQPVSVKETEIHHVVLTMKDGPAIANQARLRLHEHFQGPMGFGTPDDSEAWERVQRGGGAGNDLWIMLNRGLPGESRTADGLRSDVSAETGMRAAYQQWKQYMTADSRGQK, from the coding sequence ATGTCTGAATGTATTCCGGTAAAAAATATCGACACCCACCCTACCGCGGAATCGCTGGCAGCGCTGGTGCAAAGCGATCGGGTTCATACCTGTCTCTATACGTCCGAGGAAATTTTTGACCTCGAGATCGACAAGATTTTTAACCAGACATGGGTATGGGTGGCGCACGAAAGTGAAATTCCCGACGCGGGCAGCTATAAATCGTCGATGGTCGGCACCCAGCCGGTGATCGTGGTCCGCGACCGCAAAGGCAACATCAACGTGCTGCTCAACCGCTGCCGCCACCGCGCCGCCACCGTTTGCGAACATCGCAGCGGCAAAACCAACGGCTTCACCTGCCCATACCACGGCTGGGGCTATGGTCTCGACGGCGCGCTGCGCGGGGTGCCGCATCCTGAAAGCTACGGCGATACGCTGAATAAATCCGAACTTGGCATGGTGCGCCTGCGCGTTGAAAGCTACGCCGGGATGATTTTCGCCAGCTTCAACCACGACATCGAACCGCTGACCGACTTCCTCGGCCCGGCGATGAAGTGGATGGATCTGTTTATGAAACAGGGCGCGGGCTATGCTTTGCAGGCCACCACCGCGCACCGTTTCCGTTTCCCGGGCAATTGGAAAATCCAGTTGGAAAACACCACCGACGGCTATCACTTCCCCATCGTGCATAAGTCGTTTTTAAGCTCGGTCGATAAACAAACGGAAGAGATGCTCAACTTCGTCGACGGTAAAGGCTTTGTCGAAGATCTCGGCAACGGCCACAGCGTCATGGTGATGATCCCCGAACTTATCGATCTGGAAGCCAATCTCGATGCGCCGATTCCTGAGCGCTTTGTCGAGCTGGCCCAGGCCCTGCGCGATGAAGGCCACGAAGAGCAGCAGGTACGACGCATCGTCCGCGCAGTCGGCGGCAGCGGTTTTAACCTTAATCTGTTCCCGAATGTCGCCTGTTCTATGGCGTTCTTCCGCGTGCTGCAGCCGGTGTCGGTCAAAGAGACCGAAATTCATCACGTGGTGTTAACCATGAAAGACGGCCCGGCGATCGCCAACCAGGCGCGGCTACGTCTGCATGAACACTTCCAGGGGCCGATGGGCTTCGGTACCCCCGATGACTCCGAAGCCTGGGAGCGCGTTCAGCGCGGCGGCGGCGCGGGCAACGATCTGTGGATCATGCTCAACCGCGGCCTGCCCGGCGAGAGCCGTACCGCCGATGGTCTGCGTAGCGACGTCAGCGCCGAAACCGGCATGCGCGCCGCTTACCAACAATGGAAACAGTACATGACCGCTGACAGCCGGGGGCAAAAATGA
- a CDS encoding Lrp/AsnC family transcriptional regulator gives MDSIDRKILAELQSDGRLSITELAERVNLSLSPCHRRLRALEQEGVITGYRANLDPGKMGFNFLAIVFATLKEGDKKAVSAFEEAVAEIPQIVLAQRLFGDPDYLMHVVSRDLPAFQKLYDDKLSAMPGVQHLRSTLVMKTVVQDRPFPLETLNATR, from the coding sequence ATGGATAGCATAGATCGAAAAATTCTTGCTGAGCTACAGTCAGACGGACGTCTGTCGATTACCGAACTGGCGGAGCGGGTCAATCTGAGCCTCTCTCCCTGCCACCGGCGCTTACGCGCGTTGGAGCAAGAGGGGGTGATCACCGGCTATCGCGCCAACCTCGACCCCGGCAAAATGGGGTTCAATTTTTTGGCTATCGTTTTTGCCACCCTAAAAGAGGGCGATAAGAAAGCGGTTAGCGCTTTTGAAGAGGCGGTGGCGGAGATTCCGCAGATTGTGCTGGCGCAGCGGCTGTTTGGCGATCCGGACTATCTGATGCATGTGGTCTCCCGGGATCTCCCGGCCTTCCAGAAACTCTATGATGACAAGCTGTCGGCGATGCCGGGCGTGCAGCATTTGCGTTCGACGCTGGTGATGAAGACGGTAGTACAGGATCGGCCTTTCCCGCTGGAAACGTTGAACGCAACTCGCTAA
- the fimE gene encoding type 1 fimbria switch DNA invertase FimE (upgraded from regulatory protein to switch DNA invertase), translating to MNRRRFLTAKEVQAMMQAARHGPTGERDYCLILLAFRHGMRISELLDLHYRDLDLNEGRINVRRLKNGFSTVHPLRFDEREAIERWTQQRASWKAAAKTDALFISRRGTPLSRQQAYRIIRSAGEDAGTVTHTHPHMLRHACGYELAERGADTRLIQDYLGHRNIRHTVRYTASNAARFAGIWERNNLLEENLQAQKK from the coding sequence GTGAACCGACGTCGTTTTCTCACCGCCAAAGAAGTGCAGGCTATGATGCAGGCCGCTCGCCACGGGCCGACCGGGGAGCGGGATTACTGTCTGATCCTGCTGGCCTTTCGCCACGGTATGCGCATCAGCGAGTTGCTCGATCTGCACTACCGCGATCTCGATCTCAATGAAGGACGCATTAACGTTCGCCGTTTGAAGAACGGCTTCTCTACCGTCCACCCGTTGCGCTTCGATGAGCGTGAAGCTATCGAGCGCTGGACCCAGCAACGGGCAAGCTGGAAAGCCGCTGCGAAAACCGACGCGCTATTTATTTCACGCCGCGGCACCCCGCTTTCACGTCAGCAGGCTTATCGTATTATCCGTTCCGCCGGGGAGGACGCCGGTACCGTGACTCACACTCATCCACATATGTTGCGTCATGCCTGCGGCTACGAGCTGGCGGAAAGGGGCGCAGATACCCGTTTGATTCAGGATTATCTCGGTCATCGCAATATTCGTCACACGGTGCGTTATACCGCCAGTAATGCAGCGCGTTTTGCCGGAATATGGGAAAGAAACAACCTTTTAGAGGAAAATTTACAAGCGCAGAAGAAATAG
- a CDS encoding PDR/VanB family oxidoreductase — MAETFIVRVTERDIQGADVVVLTLASPDGAPLPPFSAGAHIDLHLGDGIVRQYSLCGSAHHPQSYRLGILKDRASRGGSLAAHALQSGDEVRISAPRNLFELEMSASHSLLIGGGIGITPMLAMADTLFRAGKSFEVHYCGHSRDEMAFLTELADCHFSDHVRLHISDEGHKIRPQELLTPHAAAGHLYVCGPEGFMAWINEAAQGCGFTAERLHQEYFNREVETCGDRFEVEVPELGLTVAVAENETIVAALQKAGIKVKVSCEQGVCGTCLANVCSGVPDHRDEYLTEEEREDNDQILLCCSRAKTPRLVIEGFEYVKLK; from the coding sequence ATGGCTGAAACATTCATCGTACGCGTCACAGAACGCGACATTCAGGGAGCTGATGTGGTGGTCCTGACGCTGGCCTCGCCGGACGGCGCTCCCCTGCCCCCATTTAGCGCCGGCGCACATATCGATCTGCATCTCGGTGATGGCATCGTGCGCCAGTATTCGCTGTGCGGCAGCGCCCATCACCCGCAGAGCTATCGGCTGGGGATCCTCAAAGATCGTGCCTCGCGCGGCGGTTCGCTGGCGGCGCACGCGTTACAGTCCGGCGACGAGGTGCGGATTAGCGCGCCGCGCAACCTGTTTGAACTGGAGATGTCCGCCAGCCACAGTCTGCTGATTGGCGGCGGCATTGGTATTACGCCGATGCTGGCGATGGCCGATACGCTGTTTCGCGCCGGGAAATCTTTCGAGGTGCACTACTGTGGCCACAGCCGCGATGAAATGGCTTTCTTAACTGAGCTGGCGGATTGTCACTTTAGCGACCACGTTCGCCTGCATATCAGCGATGAAGGCCACAAGATCCGCCCGCAGGAACTCCTGACGCCTCATGCTGCCGCCGGGCATCTGTACGTTTGCGGCCCGGAAGGCTTTATGGCGTGGATCAACGAGGCGGCTCAGGGTTGCGGCTTTACCGCGGAACGACTGCATCAAGAGTATTTCAACCGCGAGGTGGAAACCTGTGGCGACCGTTTTGAGGTCGAGGTCCCGGAACTCGGCCTCACCGTCGCCGTCGCGGAAAACGAGACCATTGTCGCCGCGCTGCAAAAGGCAGGTATCAAGGTCAAAGTCTCCTGTGAACAAGGAGTCTGCGGAACCTGCCTCGCTAACGTTTGCAGCGGCGTACCAGACCACCGCGACGAGTATTTAACCGAAGAAGAACGCGAAGACAACGACCAGATCCTGCTGTGCTGTTCGCGGGCCAAAACCCCCCGACTGGTTATCGAAGGCTTCGAATACGTCAAACTGAAATAA
- a CDS encoding aromatic-ring-hydroxylating dioxygenase subunit beta — MNVSTALNAAIQFINQEADLLDQGEFREWLALWRTEGMYIIPIDQQTTDFANVLNYAYDNHEMREKRVHRLYSGESISTTPRARTIRMSGRHRLLSASDDCVEVRCAQFLYEYRKGNEQHYAADVTYTLAPEGDSFRIVQKVVRLINGDDFLHSIGYIL, encoded by the coding sequence ATGAACGTTTCAACCGCATTAAACGCCGCCATCCAGTTTATTAATCAGGAAGCGGACCTGCTCGATCAGGGCGAATTTCGCGAGTGGCTGGCGCTGTGGCGCACCGAGGGAATGTACATCATCCCGATAGACCAACAGACCACCGATTTCGCCAACGTGCTCAACTATGCCTACGACAACCACGAAATGCGGGAAAAACGCGTGCACCGGTTGTACAGCGGCGAATCAATCTCCACCACGCCGCGCGCACGCACCATCCGCATGAGCGGTCGGCATCGTCTGCTCAGCGCCAGCGATGATTGCGTCGAAGTGCGCTGCGCCCAGTTCCTCTACGAATACCGTAAGGGAAATGAACAGCACTACGCCGCCGACGTCACCTATACGCTGGCGCCGGAGGGCGACAGCTTCCGCATCGTACAAAAGGTCGTGCGCCTGATTAACGGCGACGACTTCCTGCATAGCATCGGCTACATCCTGTGA
- a CDS encoding MFS transporter, which translates to MRKLIIGSFLGNSLEWYDFFLYGTAAALVFGPLFFPASNDPLLGSFLAFSGFAIGFIARPLGGVIFGHLGDKYSRKMTLIITLTLMGASTFFIGLLPTYAHIGILAPIALITLRFVQGVASGGEWGGGVLMLSENAPESQKGYYTAWSQVGVSGGFVLSSLAFYLVQLLPQEDVLAWAWRIPFLLSLFIFLVGVYIRRNIQENAEFVARKTQNEGHQEEHHLPVLSACKNYPRAILQAIGLRLAENGAVYIFFTFSVVYCKHIGIDTREVIAAVTIAMAVEITTILGWGWLSDRIGRKRVYYLGVVGMALVAFPFFWLLQVHTFPAILLAMLLALPVCHGAMIAAQPCMMVDLFPVEVRYTGLALGHEIGAVISGGISPMLAVAFLMAWDSYVPIALMLLTFALLALVALVSIHPPQSRREPAATV; encoded by the coding sequence ATGCGTAAATTAATCATCGGCTCTTTTCTCGGTAATTCGCTGGAATGGTATGACTTTTTTCTCTATGGCACCGCGGCGGCGCTGGTTTTTGGCCCGCTCTTCTTCCCCGCCAGCAACGACCCGCTGCTCGGTTCATTTTTGGCATTTTCCGGCTTTGCCATCGGCTTTATCGCCCGCCCGCTCGGCGGGGTAATATTTGGCCATCTCGGAGATAAATACAGCCGCAAAATGACCCTCATCATCACCCTGACGCTGATGGGCGCCAGCACCTTCTTCATTGGCCTGCTGCCAACCTATGCGCACATCGGCATCCTGGCGCCGATTGCCCTGATTACCTTGCGCTTCGTACAGGGCGTCGCTTCCGGCGGCGAATGGGGCGGCGGCGTATTGATGCTCAGCGAGAACGCCCCCGAAAGCCAGAAAGGCTACTACACCGCCTGGAGCCAGGTTGGTGTCTCCGGCGGATTCGTGCTGTCGTCGTTAGCGTTTTATCTGGTGCAGCTGCTGCCGCAGGAGGATGTACTGGCGTGGGCGTGGCGTATTCCATTCCTGCTCAGCCTGTTTATCTTTCTGGTCGGTGTCTATATCCGGCGTAATATTCAGGAGAACGCCGAATTTGTGGCGCGTAAAACGCAGAACGAAGGACATCAGGAAGAACACCATTTACCGGTGCTCAGCGCGTGTAAAAACTATCCGCGCGCAATCTTACAGGCGATCGGCCTGCGGCTGGCGGAAAATGGCGCGGTGTATATCTTCTTCACCTTTTCGGTGGTGTATTGCAAACATATCGGTATCGACACCCGCGAGGTGATCGCCGCGGTGACCATCGCGATGGCAGTGGAAATCACCACCATCCTCGGCTGGGGTTGGCTTTCCGATCGCATTGGCCGCAAGCGGGTTTACTATCTCGGCGTAGTCGGCATGGCGCTGGTCGCCTTCCCTTTCTTCTGGCTGCTACAGGTGCACACTTTTCCAGCGATTCTGCTCGCCATGCTACTGGCGCTGCCGGTATGCCACGGCGCGATGATCGCCGCCCAGCCGTGCATGATGGTCGATCTGTTTCCGGTGGAAGTACGCTATACCGGGTTAGCGTTAGGGCATGAGATTGGCGCGGTCATTTCCGGCGGCATCAGCCCAATGCTGGCGGTGGCTTTCTTAATGGCCTGGGATAGTTATGTGCCGATTGCGCTGATGTTGCTGACCTTCGCGCTGCTGGCGTTGGTCGCGCTGGTGAGTATTCACCCGCCGCAGTCGCGGCGCGAACCCGCGGCGACGGTGTAA
- the fimA gene encoding type 1 fimbrial major subunit FimA, which translates to MKIKTLAIVVLSALSLSSAAALADTTTVNGGTVHFKGEIVNAACAVDAGSIDQTVQLGQVRSAKLATAGSTSSAVGFNIQLDDCDTTVSTKASVAFSGTAVDTTNTSVLALQSSAAGGATNVGVQILDKTGTPLDLDGATFSAATTLNDGTNIIPFQARYYATGAATAGTANADATFKVQYE; encoded by the coding sequence ATGAAAATCAAAACACTGGCAATCGTTGTTCTGTCAGCCCTGTCCCTGAGCTCCGCGGCGGCCCTGGCTGATACCACCACGGTCAATGGCGGTACAGTGCATTTTAAAGGAGAAATCGTCAACGCAGCCTGTGCAGTCGATGCCGGTTCTATCGATCAGACCGTTCAGTTAGGCCAGGTTCGTTCGGCAAAACTGGCTACTGCGGGCAGCACCAGCTCCGCCGTTGGCTTCAACATTCAGTTAGATGATTGTGACACCACCGTTTCCACCAAAGCTTCCGTAGCGTTCTCCGGTACCGCGGTTGATACCACCAACACCAGCGTTCTGGCGCTGCAGAGCTCCGCTGCTGGCGGCGCGACCAACGTCGGCGTTCAGATCCTCGACAAAACCGGCACTCCGCTGGATCTGGACGGCGCGACCTTCAGCGCGGCCACCACGCTGAACGACGGCACCAACATCATTCCTTTCCAGGCGCGTTACTACGCCACTGGCGCGGCCACTGCCGGTACTGCTAACGCAGACGCCACCTTCAAAGTGCAGTACGAGTAA
- a CDS encoding tyrosine-type DNA invertase, translating to MKNNADIKKRNFLTQNEIESLLNAANSGPHAARNYCLTLLCFIHGFRASEICRLRISDIDLRSKCIYIHRLKKGFSTTHPLLNKEIQALKRWLDIRDEYPQSDSEWLFLSRKGNPLSRQQFYQIISASGDQAGLPLEIHPHMLRHSCGFALANMGIDTRLIQDYLGHRNIRHTVWYTASNAGRFYGIWDKSHEKQRTSLFQ from the coding sequence ATGAAGAATAATGCCGATATAAAAAAAAGGAACTTCCTGACTCAGAATGAAATAGAGTCACTTCTTAACGCTGCTAATAGCGGACCACATGCAGCCCGAAATTATTGCCTGACATTACTCTGTTTTATTCATGGTTTTCGTGCCAGTGAAATTTGCCGTCTACGGATTTCTGATATTGATCTACGCTCAAAATGTATTTACATCCACCGCTTAAAAAAAGGATTTTCCACAACACATCCATTGTTGAATAAAGAGATCCAGGCGCTAAAGCGCTGGTTGGATATTCGTGACGAATACCCGCAATCCGATAGCGAGTGGCTATTTTTATCGCGTAAAGGCAATCCGCTTTCACGCCAGCAGTTTTACCAGATTATTTCTGCCTCCGGCGATCAGGCTGGGTTGCCGCTGGAAATTCACCCGCACATGCTACGACACTCCTGCGGCTTCGCGCTGGCCAATATGGGCATTGATACTCGCCTGATTCAGGACTATCTGGGTCACCGCAACATCCGCCATACCGTCTGGTACACGGCCAGCAACGCCGGGCGCTTTTACGGCATCTGGGATAAGTCACACGAGAAACAACGCACTTCTCTTTTCCAGTAA